In Chroicocephalus ridibundus chromosome 4, bChrRid1.1, whole genome shotgun sequence, one genomic interval encodes:
- the LRP3 gene encoding low-density lipoprotein receptor-related protein 3 isoform X3 — MEKAAAAAEPRQGALAPLTAICLAACSGELEQHTERRGVIYSPSWPLNYPPAVNCSWYIQGDRGDMITISFKNFDLEDSQKCAVDWLMIGPSSKREEYKVCGSSIPPSFISARDHVWIFFHSDASSSGQAQGFRLSYIRGKIGQAACQSDEFRCANGKCIPSTWKCNSMDECGDNSDERNCTVPPTEPPSSICPSGMFQCSAAHSTKCLMNELRCNSVKDCSDGSDEDNCPDLSCGKRLGNFYGSFASPDLFRADHSRSDLRCTWYVDTQDNRHVLLQLDLQLGYNDYVKVYDGIGERGDKLMQTFSYHNNRHSVSVESSKGQLTVSYHARSKSTGHGFNATYQVKGYCLPWEHPCGSDEECFTDKQHCDGWWHCPNGKDEENCPACQKNEYPCEGNSGLCYSILDRCNNQKNCPDGSDEKNCFTCQPGNFHCGTNLCIFETWRCDGQEDCQDGSDEHNCLVIVPRKVITAALIGSLVCGLLLVIALGCAFKLYSLRTREYRAFETQMTRLEAEFVRREAPPSYGQLIAQGLIPPVEDFPVYNASQASVLQNIRTAMRRQMRRHSSRRSSSRRRLGRLWNRLFHRPRVRGQIPLLTPARTSQTTLGDGIINRADGTIRSPPPSPEGPSLEANTHGQARGLQEAGCNSLQPETEITEPSPSNVLLNTCTAAHAEPEAGHADKPLGAETSGSELKQSSKADSGKTFRDPLSESVAETIHGGSASRRTVPEDSSLSRSHPLSEEPCRLPLKKWESAYSDSPVNVHIQVDGQNRCCPNSYREEPLGIHAACCHSVEVPMLESSTPLSEINTSDDESLLVC, encoded by the exons TTTTAAGAACTTCGATTTGGAAGACTCTCAGAAGTGTGCAGTAGACTGGTTGATGATTGGCCCCTCTTCCAAGAGGGAGGAGTACAAAGTATGTGGATCTTCCATACCTCCGTCTTTCATCTCTGCAAGGGACCatgtttggatattttttcaCTCAGATGCATCAAGCTCAGGACAGGCTCAGGGATTTCGCCTTTCTTATATTAGAG GAAAGATAGGTCAGGCTGCGTGCCAGTCAGATGAATTCCGTTGTGCAAATGGAAAGTGTATTCCCAGTACTTGGAAGTGTAATTCCATGGATGAGTGTGGTGATAATTCGGATGAGAGAAACTGCACCGTCCCTCCAACAGAGCCTCCCTCCAGCATCTGTCCCTCAGGAATGTTCCAGTGCAGTGCAGCCCACTCCACCAAGTGCTTGATGAACGAGCTGAGATGTAATTCAGTTAAGGACTGCAGTGATGGTTCGGATGAAGATAATTGTCCCGATCTTTCCTGTGGGAAAAGGCTGGGTAATTTTTATGGATCTTTTGCTTCCCCAGACTTATTCCGTGCTGATCACAGCAGATCAGACCTTCGTTGCACGTGGTACGTGGACACACAAGATAATCGACACGTTCTGTTGCAGCTTGATTTGCAGTTAGGCTACAATGACTATGTAAAGGTGTATGATGGCATCGGGGAGAGAGGTGATAAACTAATGCAAACATTTTCATATCACAACAATAGGCATTCGGTGAGCGTGGAGTCATCAAAGGGCCAGCTCACTGTCTCGTATCATGCCCGCTCCAAGAGCACTGGCCATGGGTTCAATGCAACCTATCAGGTGAAAGGCTATTGTCTTCCTTGGGAGCACCCTTGTGGAAGCGATGAAGAGTGTTTCACAGATAAGCAGCATTGTGATGGCTGGTGGCACTGTCCAAATGGCAAAGATGAGGAGAACTGTCCTGCCTGCCAGAAGAACGAATACCCATGTGAAGGAAACAGTGGGCTCTGTTACTCAATACTTGACCGCTGTAATAACCAAAAGAACTGCCCGGATGGCTCGGATGAAAAAAACTGCTTTACTTGCCAGCCAGGAAACTTCCATTGTGGTACAAATCTGTGCATCTTTGAGACTTGGCGCTGTGACGGCCAAGAAGACTGCCAGGATGGAAGTGATGAGCATAACTGCCTGGTGATTGTTCCCAGGAAGGTCATCACAGCTGCTCTGATCGGGAGTCTTGTGTGTGGCCTGCTGCTGGTGATAGCACTGGGTTGTGCATTTAAATTATATTCTCTGAGGACCAGGGAGTACAG AGCGTTTGAGACCCAGATGACGCGACTGGAGGCAGAGTTTGTGCGGCGAGAAGCTCCTCCTTCCTACGGGCAGCTGATTGCACAAGGACTTATCCCCCCTGTTGAAGACTTCCCTGTCTACAACGCATCGCAA GCTTCTGTGCTGCAGAACATCCGAACAGCCATGAGGAGGCAGATGAGACGACACTCGTCAAGACGGAGCTCATCTCGGCGGCGCTTGGGCAGGCTCTGGAACAGACTCTTCCACAGACCTCGGGTGAGAGGACAGATCCCGCTGCTGACGCCCGCCCGCACTTCACAGACTACGCTGGGTGATGGAATCATCAACCGCGCCGATGGGACTATTCGGAGTCCTCCACCTTCCCCCGAAGGACCTAGTTTAGAGGCAAATACCCATGGTCAAGCCAGGGGCCTACAAGAAGCTGGGTGCAACAGCTTGCAGCCAGAGACTGAAATCACAGAGCCATCGCCTTCAAACGTCTTACTGAATACTTGCACAGCAGCACACGCAGAGCCGGAGGCTGGACACGCTGATAAACCTTTAGGTGCTGAGACCTCTGGCAGCGAGCTTAAGCAGTCCAGTAAAGCGGATTCAGGAAAGACTTTCAGAGATCCTTTATCTGAAAGTGTTGCAGAAACGATCCATGGAGGGTCAGCATCCAGGAGGACTGTCCCAGAGGACAGTAGCTTAAGTAGAAGTCATCCGCTGAGTGAAGAGCCATGCAGGTTACCCTTAAAAAAGTGGGAGTCTGCTTATTCAGACAGCCCTGTGAATGTTCATATCCAAGTGGATGGACAAAACCGATGTTGCCCTAACTCGTACCGGGAGGAGCCTTTGGGTATTCATGCGGCTTGTTGCCATTCTGTGGAAGTGCCAATGTTGGAGTCCTCTACTCCCCTCTCTGAAATCAATACCAGTGATGATGAATCTTTACTTGTTTGCTAA